A stretch of Bacillaceae bacterium S4-13-56 DNA encodes these proteins:
- a CDS encoding dihydrolipoamide acetyltransferase family protein produces the protein MAIEKINMPQLGESVTEGTISTWLVKVGDHVNKYDPLAEVMTDKVNAEVPSSFTGVIKEIVAQEGETISVGELMCYMDTEGGEVENTAEQKAANQASEQTEDPVTSEDQSMKKRYSPAVLRLAQENDIDLSQVSGSGRGGRITRKDVEKVIESGNIPKPTQTTNQEEKVVEKPVSTATQTPAAQPVASQPGDVEIPVTGVRKAIAQNMVRAKQEIPHAWMMVEVDVTNLVSYRNQEKDAFKTKEGYSLTYFAFFVKAVSQTLKEFPQLNSTWAGDKIIQKKDINLSIAVAKDDQLFVPVIKHADEKNIKGIAREINELAQKARAGKLTSSDMEGGTFTVNNTGSFGSVQSMGVINYPQAAILQVESIVKRPMIIDGMFAARDMVNLCLSLDHRVLDGLICGQFLSKLKERLESISKDTTPIY, from the coding sequence TTGGCGATTGAAAAAATAAACATGCCTCAACTAGGAGAAAGTGTGACAGAAGGTACAATTAGTACATGGCTAGTTAAAGTGGGGGATCATGTAAATAAATATGATCCATTAGCGGAAGTCATGACAGATAAAGTAAATGCTGAAGTCCCGTCTTCTTTTACAGGTGTAATTAAAGAAATTGTGGCCCAAGAAGGTGAAACAATTTCAGTTGGGGAATTGATGTGTTATATGGATACAGAAGGTGGAGAGGTGGAAAATACAGCAGAACAAAAAGCTGCTAACCAGGCTTCTGAACAAACAGAAGATCCAGTTACCTCAGAAGATCAATCCATGAAAAAACGTTACTCACCTGCTGTTCTTCGTTTAGCTCAAGAAAATGATATTGATTTATCACAAGTGTCTGGTTCAGGTCGCGGAGGAAGAATTACTCGTAAGGATGTTGAAAAAGTCATTGAAAGTGGCAACATCCCTAAACCGACCCAAACTACAAATCAAGAAGAGAAGGTAGTTGAAAAACCGGTAAGTACAGCAACTCAAACTCCAGCGGCACAACCTGTAGCTTCTCAACCTGGCGATGTGGAAATTCCTGTTACTGGAGTAAGAAAAGCGATTGCGCAAAATATGGTTCGAGCTAAACAAGAAATTCCACATGCGTGGATGATGGTAGAGGTAGACGTTACAAACCTGGTGTCTTATAGAAATCAAGAAAAGGATGCTTTTAAAACAAAAGAAGGGTATAGTCTTACGTATTTCGCCTTCTTCGTAAAGGCAGTTTCTCAAACATTAAAAGAATTCCCACAGCTTAATAGTACATGGGCTGGAGATAAGATCATTCAGAAAAAAGATATTAACTTATCTATTGCCGTTGCAAAAGATGATCAGTTATTTGTCCCTGTGATCAAACATGCAGATGAAAAGAATATTAAAGGAATTGCTAGAGAAATAAATGAGCTTGCACAAAAGGCAAGAGCAGGAAAGCTTACTTCCTCCGATATGGAAGGAGGAACCTTTACCGTAAACAATACTGGTTCCTTTGGCTCCGTTCAATCGATGGGCGTCATTAATTACCCACAAGCGGCGATTTTACAAGTAGAATCTATTGTTAAGCGTCCAATGATCATTGATGGAATGTTTGCTGCACGAGATATGGTCAATTTATGTCTGTCACTTGATCATCGAGTTTTAGATGGATTGATCTGTGGTCAATTCCTTTCAAAATTAAAAGAACGTTTGGAATCTATATCAAAAGATACAACGCCGATTTACTAA
- the prli42 gene encoding stressosome-associated protein Prli42 has product MAKVNKHQHTVPKKKSKRERRQKVIVYLMIISMVLSTLVAGASFFL; this is encoded by the coding sequence ATGGCTAAAGTCAATAAACATCAGCATACAGTGCCTAAAAAGAAATCAAAGCGTGAGCGCCGTCAAAAAGTAATTGTCTATCTTATGATTATTTCTATGGTTTTGTCTACACTAGTAGCTGGCGCAAGCTTCTTTTTATAA
- the buk gene encoding butyrate kinase, with product MDSNTYRVLVINPGSTSTKIGVFENDQCIFEKTIRHKSEETANFQTIIHQYEFRKRMILDTLDHEGISISRLDAVCGRGGLLRPIEGGTYEVNEKMLEDLRNGFNGEHASNLGGILAHEIASGLNIPAYIVDPVVVDELDEVARVSGVPEIPRKSIFHALNQKAVARKASKELQKDYKELNLIVTHMGGGITVGAHHKGKVIDVNNGLHGEGPFSPERAGTVPAGDLVALCYSGEYYLEEMMKKLVGQGGLVAYLKTNDALQVEKMIEQGDQHAEFIYDAMAYQIAKEIGSMSAVLQGQVDAIVLTGGLAYGKKFVHRISSRVDWIADILVYPGENELEALNAGTVRVLSGKELPKQYPN from the coding sequence TTGGATTCAAACACCTATCGAGTCTTGGTCATTAACCCTGGGTCAACTTCAACAAAAATAGGGGTTTTTGAAAATGATCAATGCATTTTCGAAAAAACAATACGGCATAAGTCAGAAGAAACAGCAAATTTCCAAACGATTATTCATCAATATGAGTTTCGAAAAAGAATGATTTTGGACACGTTAGATCATGAAGGGATTAGTATTTCTCGATTAGATGCTGTCTGTGGTCGCGGGGGACTATTGCGACCAATTGAAGGTGGCACCTATGAAGTAAATGAGAAGATGCTAGAAGATTTGAGAAATGGGTTCAACGGCGAGCATGCTTCTAATTTAGGGGGGATCCTAGCCCATGAAATAGCAAGTGGATTAAATATTCCAGCCTATATTGTAGACCCTGTAGTTGTCGATGAATTAGATGAAGTAGCTCGTGTATCTGGTGTTCCTGAAATACCGCGGAAAAGCATTTTTCATGCCTTAAACCAGAAGGCCGTTGCAAGAAAAGCTTCCAAGGAATTGCAAAAGGACTATAAGGAATTAAATCTAATTGTAACTCATATGGGTGGAGGAATTACTGTTGGTGCCCATCATAAGGGAAAAGTAATCGATGTGAACAATGGATTGCATGGCGAAGGACCTTTTTCACCGGAACGTGCAGGGACTGTTCCTGCCGGAGATCTAGTGGCACTTTGTTATTCGGGAGAGTATTATCTTGAAGAAATGATGAAAAAGCTGGTTGGTCAAGGCGGACTTGTGGCTTATTTAAAGACAAATGATGCTCTGCAAGTAGAAAAGATGATTGAACAAGGCGATCAACATGCAGAGTTTATTTATGATGCTATGGCATATCAAATAGCAAAAGAAATAGGTTCGATGAGTGCTGTTTTGCAAGGACAGGTGGATGCCATTGTTTTAACAGGTGGGTTAGCCTACGGAAAGAAATTTGTTCATAGAATTTCTTCTCGTGTTGATTGGATTGCAGACATATTGGTATATCCAGGTGAAAATGAATTAGAAGCCCTAAATGCAGGGACAGTTAGGGTATTAAGTGGGAAAGAGCTTCCCAAACAATATCCAAATTAA
- the mce gene encoding methylmalonyl-CoA epimerase, whose translation MREKIRVLMAKAGLDGHDRGALVISQALRDHGMEVIYTGLRQTPEQIVQAAIQEDVHMIGLSSLSGAHRTLFPKVMEELKKRGAEDIPVIGGGVIPFEDIPFLEEVGVQKIFTPGTSTEAIAKYIQAKINGEGGSLEPPEKITHIGIAVHKIEEALPFYTNQLGLSLEAIEEIETEKVKVAFLKIGESRLELLEPTSDESPIAKFLVKKGEGIHHIALKVKQIEQRLSEWKEQGIPLLNEEPKEGAHNTKIAFLHPKAAHGVLFELCEEKEEGKS comes from the coding sequence ATGAGAGAAAAAATTCGTGTATTAATGGCAAAGGCGGGGCTGGATGGCCATGATAGGGGAGCATTGGTCATTTCGCAAGCCTTGAGGGATCATGGAATGGAAGTTATTTATACGGGGTTGCGGCAAACACCTGAGCAAATTGTCCAAGCTGCTATACAAGAGGATGTTCATATGATTGGATTGTCTTCTTTGTCAGGAGCACATCGCACGCTATTTCCAAAGGTTATGGAGGAATTAAAGAAAAGAGGGGCTGAGGATATTCCTGTTATAGGGGGTGGAGTTATTCCGTTTGAAGATATTCCTTTTTTGGAAGAAGTAGGGGTCCAAAAAATATTTACTCCTGGAACATCGACTGAAGCAATAGCAAAGTATATCCAGGCTAAAATAAACGGAGAGGGTGGTTCATTGGAGCCACCTGAAAAAATTACCCATATTGGCATTGCTGTTCATAAAATAGAAGAAGCTCTCCCTTTCTATACTAATCAATTGGGTCTGTCTTTAGAAGCAATAGAAGAGATAGAGACAGAAAAGGTTAAAGTTGCCTTTTTAAAGATTGGAGAAAGCCGGTTAGAGTTACTTGAACCAACTAGTGATGAATCCCCAATTGCTAAATTTTTAGTTAAAAAAGGAGAAGGGATCCACCATATTGCATTAAAAGTTAAACAAATTGAACAAAGATTATCAGAATGGAAAGAACAAGGTATTCCTCTATTAAATGAAGAACCTAAAGAGGGAGCTCATAATACAAAAATTGCTTTTCTTCACCCAAAAGCAGCACATGGTGTGTTATTTGAACTGTGCGAAGAAAAAGAGGAGGGGAAAAGTTAG
- a CDS encoding BrxA/BrxB family bacilliredoxin, translating into MEFNIFMNDVVQSARQDIVNAGFTELKTLEEVDQALAKKGTTLVMINSVCGCAGGVARPAAANAIHFDKRPDQLVTVFAGQDKEATERAREYFEGYPPSSPSFAFLKDGKIVTMVERHDIEGFSPVEVIAKLQKIFDEHCEEI; encoded by the coding sequence ATGGAATTTAATATATTTATGAATGATGTTGTTCAGTCTGCACGTCAGGATATAGTAAATGCAGGATTTACTGAATTAAAAACACTTGAAGAGGTTGACCAAGCACTAGCTAAAAAAGGAACAACTTTGGTAATGATAAACTCAGTTTGTGGATGTGCGGGTGGTGTTGCTAGACCAGCTGCTGCGAATGCTATTCATTTTGACAAGCGCCCCGACCAGTTAGTGACAGTTTTTGCTGGTCAAGACAAAGAAGCAACAGAAAGAGCACGTGAATATTTTGAAGGTTATCCGCCTTCATCACCATCTTTTGCTTTTTTAAAGGACGGGAAAATTGTAACGATGGTAGAACGTCATGATATTGAAGGATTTAGTCCCGTTGAAGTTATCGCTAAATTGCAGAAAATTTTTGACGAACATTGTGAAGAGATATAA
- a CDS encoding L,D-transpeptidase, whose product MKALSLALLLFISPLWPFGENPTPGFPYVIVNVESNELAFIDDNQIKGIEKVATGIGDATPLGEFTIIVKAKNPYYRKKNIQGGSPENPLGTRWIGFNAKGTDGRIYGVHGTNQPDSIGKKVSNGCIRMRNEVVEILYEKIPIGTKILVTNREESFQQLAKEHHAMK is encoded by the coding sequence ATGAAAGCATTATCTTTGGCCTTACTCCTCTTTATTTCTCCCTTGTGGCCTTTTGGAGAAAATCCAACTCCAGGTTTCCCTTATGTGATCGTCAATGTAGAGAGTAATGAATTAGCTTTCATTGATGATAATCAAATAAAAGGAATAGAAAAAGTAGCAACTGGAATTGGAGATGCTACTCCTTTAGGGGAATTTACTATTATTGTAAAAGCAAAGAATCCTTATTATCGAAAAAAGAATATTCAAGGGGGGTCTCCTGAAAATCCATTAGGAACACGTTGGATTGGATTTAATGCAAAGGGGACGGATGGAAGGATCTATGGAGTTCATGGAACAAACCAACCGGACTCTATAGGGAAAAAAGTATCGAACGGATGCATTCGCATGAGAAATGAAGTTGTAGAAATTTTATACGAAAAAATTCCTATTGGTACTAAAATATTAGTTACTAATCGAGAGGAATCCTTTCAACAATTAGCTAAGGAACATCACGCGATGAAGTAA
- a CDS encoding thiamine pyrophosphate-dependent dehydrogenase E1 component subunit alpha: MFRTMLLARKIDERMWLLNRAGKIPFVISCQGQEAAQVGAAFALDREKDYVLPYYRDMGIVLTFGMTAKDLMLSGFAKEEDPNSGGRQMPGHFGQKKNRIVTGSSPVTTQVPHAVGIALAGKMEKKDFITFVTFGEGSSNQGDFHEGANFAGVHKLPVIFMVENNKYAISVPVSKQLACEKVSDRAIGYGMPGYTVDGNDPLEVYAAVKEAAERGRKGEGPTLIETVSYRLTPHSSDDDDRTYREKEEVDEAKKKDSIHTFAKYLKDAGILTDEIQSSMEDEIKKLVDEATDYAEAAAYAEPEHALRYVYEEGGEA, translated from the coding sequence ATGTTTCGAACGATGTTATTAGCTCGTAAAATTGATGAACGTATGTGGCTGTTAAACAGAGCAGGAAAAATTCCTTTTGTTATCTCTTGTCAAGGGCAGGAAGCAGCTCAAGTTGGAGCAGCTTTCGCTCTTGATAGAGAAAAGGATTATGTTTTGCCGTATTATCGTGATATGGGAATAGTTTTAACCTTTGGGATGACTGCAAAGGATCTAATGTTATCTGGCTTTGCTAAGGAAGAAGACCCTAACTCTGGTGGTCGACAAATGCCTGGACATTTTGGACAAAAGAAAAACCGTATAGTAACCGGTTCATCTCCAGTAACAACTCAGGTGCCTCATGCTGTAGGTATTGCTTTGGCTGGGAAAATGGAAAAAAAGGACTTTATTACGTTTGTAACCTTTGGTGAAGGGTCATCTAATCAGGGAGATTTTCATGAGGGTGCTAACTTTGCGGGTGTCCACAAACTTCCTGTAATTTTCATGGTTGAAAATAACAAATATGCAATCTCAGTCCCTGTTTCCAAACAATTGGCTTGTGAAAAGGTATCAGACCGCGCGATTGGTTATGGGATGCCAGGGTATACAGTTGACGGTAATGATCCACTAGAGGTTTACGCAGCTGTAAAAGAAGCGGCAGAGCGAGGGAGAAAAGGGGAAGGGCCTACTTTAATTGAAACTGTGTCGTACCGCTTAACTCCTCATTCCAGTGATGACGATGATCGAACATATAGGGAAAAAGAAGAAGTGGATGAAGCAAAGAAAAAGGATTCTATTCATACATTTGCGAAATATTTAAAGGATGCAGGAATCCTGACAGATGAAATTCAGTCATCTATGGAAGATGAAATTAAAAAACTAGTTGATGAAGCAACTGATTATGCGGAGGCGGCTGCTTATGCGGAACCAGAACATGCTCTTCGTTATGTGTATGAGGAAGGGGGAGAAGCCTAA
- a CDS encoding aromatic acid exporter family protein: MKIGYRTIKTAIGAPIAIWIAQLLQLENYASAAILTILCIQVTRKRSVLSAWSRLVACILAILFSFVFFEVLGYDPYVFGLLLLLFIPATVKLKVTEGIVSSTVIILHLFNFGAIGMQEILNEVLIILVGLGTALIMNLYMPSLENNLQKIQKKVEDNFSIVLKEIANFLRNGDLSWTGKELTETSKLLDQAMNVAFHDVENHMLRRNTYSYFYYFKMRTKQFEHLERMVPLVSRISNTYEQNHDMADFFETLGKAVHPGNTASIFLDKLHVLKENFRNQDLPITRNEFETRANLFALLGEIEQYLLIKNSFVYDVPSENKKRKFAKT; the protein is encoded by the coding sequence ATGAAAATAGGATATCGTACGATAAAAACAGCAATAGGCGCTCCTATTGCGATATGGATAGCGCAATTATTGCAGCTCGAAAATTATGCCTCTGCTGCTATTTTAACTATTCTTTGTATCCAAGTAACTAGAAAAAGGTCGGTTCTAAGTGCCTGGTCTCGATTAGTAGCTTGTATATTAGCGATCTTGTTTTCTTTTGTCTTTTTTGAAGTATTAGGCTATGATCCTTATGTTTTTGGTCTTTTGTTGTTGTTATTTATACCAGCAACCGTGAAACTGAAAGTAACCGAAGGAATCGTTTCAAGTACAGTTATCATTCTTCATTTATTTAACTTCGGTGCTATTGGCATGCAGGAAATATTGAATGAGGTTCTGATCATTTTGGTTGGGCTAGGCACAGCATTAATTATGAATTTGTATATGCCAAGTCTGGAAAATAATCTCCAAAAAATTCAAAAGAAAGTAGAAGATAATTTTTCCATCGTATTAAAAGAGATTGCGAATTTTTTAAGAAACGGAGATTTATCTTGGACTGGAAAAGAGCTTACGGAAACATCTAAATTATTAGATCAAGCTATGAATGTTGCTTTTCATGACGTGGAAAATCATATGCTTCGACGGAATACTTATTCTTATTTTTATTATTTCAAAATGCGAACAAAACAATTTGAACATTTGGAAAGAATGGTCCCATTAGTAAGTCGTATTTCCAATACTTACGAACAGAATCATGATATGGCTGATTTTTTTGAAACACTTGGAAAAGCGGTTCATCCTGGAAATACAGCATCGATCTTCCTAGATAAGTTACATGTTTTGAAGGAGAACTTTCGTAATCAAGACCTCCCAATTACACGAAATGAGTTTGAAACGAGGGCTAATTTGTTTGCGCTACTTGGAGAAATTGAACAATATCTTTTGATTAAAAATTCGTTTGTGTACGATGTCCCAAGTGAAAATAAGAAGAGAAAATTTGCAAAAACATAA
- a CDS encoding methylmalonyl-CoA mutase family protein gives MTNDNEGKMKWEEEVEKICKRFPERKDPFTTSSSIPVKRMYEPGIVDDEYEKQLGYPGQYPFTRGIQPTMYRSRLWTMRQYAGFGSAKETNQRFRYLLEQGQTGLSVAFDLPTQIGYDSDDPMSLGEVGKVGVAIDSLHDMEELFNQIPLDKVSTSMTINAPAAVLLCMYQAVGEKQGVDPSKLTGTIQNDILKEYIARGTYIFPPKPSMRLITDIFSYCQTNLPKFNTISISGYHIREAGSTAVQEIAFTLANGMAYVDAAIEVGLEVDDFAPRLAFFFNAHNNFFEEIAKFRAARRIWAKIMKEKYHAKNPKSWKLRFHTQTGGSTLTAQQPDNNIVRVALQALSAVLGGTQSLHTNSRDEALALPTEESARIALRTQQIIAYESGVADTIDPLGGSYFVEELTNQIEKEVEAYFEKIEDLGGAVQAVEDGYMQREIHQASYETQKKMERKEEIIVGMNAFQVGEEVNPDLLTINEELERDQVEKLQKRKQNRDQNQVEQTLKQIKWAASHEKENVMPYIYEAVKAYATIGEICDVLRKEFGEFRGV, from the coding sequence ATGACGAATGATAATGAGGGAAAAATGAAATGGGAAGAAGAAGTAGAAAAGATATGTAAGCGTTTCCCTGAAAGGAAGGACCCCTTTACAACTAGTTCATCGATTCCTGTAAAGAGAATGTATGAGCCAGGAATTGTAGATGATGAATATGAGAAGCAATTAGGCTATCCTGGTCAATATCCCTTTACAAGAGGTATTCAGCCGACCATGTATCGTAGTCGGCTATGGACAATGCGCCAGTACGCAGGATTCGGTTCTGCAAAAGAAACTAATCAGCGATTTCGTTATTTATTAGAACAAGGTCAAACAGGACTCTCCGTCGCGTTTGATCTTCCTACACAAATTGGATATGACTCTGATGATCCTATGTCGCTTGGGGAAGTAGGGAAAGTAGGAGTTGCGATCGATAGCTTACATGATATGGAAGAACTTTTTAATCAGATCCCGTTAGACAAAGTAAGTACATCAATGACAATTAATGCACCTGCAGCTGTTCTTTTATGTATGTACCAGGCAGTCGGAGAAAAACAGGGGGTTGATCCTAGTAAACTAACAGGTACCATCCAGAATGACATACTGAAAGAATACATAGCAAGAGGTACTTATATTTTTCCCCCAAAACCGTCAATGAGATTAATCACTGATATTTTCTCATATTGCCAAACAAACTTACCGAAATTTAATACGATAAGCATTTCGGGATACCATATTCGTGAGGCTGGTTCTACTGCTGTCCAAGAGATCGCCTTTACATTAGCTAATGGGATGGCTTATGTGGATGCTGCTATAGAAGTTGGTTTAGAAGTTGATGATTTTGCTCCACGATTAGCGTTTTTCTTTAACGCACATAATAACTTCTTTGAAGAAATAGCTAAATTTCGAGCCGCAAGAAGAATATGGGCAAAAATCATGAAGGAAAAGTATCATGCGAAAAATCCAAAGAGCTGGAAACTAAGGTTCCATACTCAAACAGGTGGTTCAACTTTAACCGCACAGCAACCAGACAATAATATTGTAAGGGTTGCCCTACAAGCTCTTTCTGCTGTTTTAGGAGGTACACAGAGCCTACACACTAATTCAAGGGATGAAGCATTAGCTTTACCGACTGAGGAGTCAGCTCGTATTGCATTAAGAACCCAACAAATCATAGCTTATGAAAGTGGTGTAGCGGATACAATTGATCCATTGGGTGGCTCGTATTTTGTTGAAGAATTAACAAATCAGATAGAAAAAGAAGTAGAAGCCTATTTTGAAAAAATAGAAGATTTAGGTGGAGCGGTTCAGGCTGTAGAGGATGGATACATGCAACGAGAAATCCACCAGGCTTCCTATGAAACTCAGAAAAAAATGGAGAGGAAAGAAGAAATTATTGTAGGTATGAATGCCTTTCAAGTAGGCGAAGAGGTAAATCCTGATTTGCTTACAATTAATGAAGAGCTTGAGAGGGACCAAGTAGAAAAGCTTCAAAAAAGAAAGCAAAATAGAGATCAAAATCAGGTAGAACAAACTTTAAAACAAATAAAATGGGCAGCTAGTCATGAAAAAGAAAACGTAATGCCTTATATCTACGAAGCTGTTAAAGCCTATGCCACAATTGGTGAAATTTGCGATGTGCTTCGAAAAGAGTTTGGAGAGTTTAGAGGGGTTTAA
- a CDS encoding alpha-ketoacid dehydrogenase subunit beta — translation MAIISYIQAVTQALREEMTRDEKVFVLGEDVGKRGGVFRATDGLYNQFGQDRVIDTPLAESAIAGVGIGAAMYGMRPVAEIQFADFIMPAVNQIISEAAKIRYRSNNDWNCPITIRAPYGGGVHGALYHSQSVEAVFANQPGLKIVMPSTPYDVKGLLKAAIRDNDPVLFFEHKRAYRLIKGEVPDEDYTLPIGKADVKREGDDITVITYGLCVHFALQAAEKLAEEGITAHILDLRTIYPLDKEAIIEAASKTGKVLLVTEDNKEGSIIGEVAAIIAENCLFDLDAPIQRLAGPDVPAMPYAPTMEKHFTVNPDKVEKAMRELAKY, via the coding sequence ATGGCTATTATTTCTTATATACAGGCCGTTACTCAAGCCTTACGAGAGGAAATGACTCGTGATGAAAAGGTATTTGTTTTAGGAGAGGATGTCGGTAAGCGTGGGGGAGTATTTCGAGCTACCGATGGGCTTTACAACCAATTTGGTCAGGATCGAGTGATTGATACTCCTTTAGCTGAATCAGCCATAGCTGGAGTTGGAATTGGGGCTGCCATGTATGGGATGAGACCTGTAGCTGAGATCCAATTTGCAGATTTTATCATGCCAGCTGTAAATCAAATCATTTCAGAGGCTGCGAAAATACGCTATCGTTCCAATAACGATTGGAACTGTCCAATTACCATTCGTGCACCATATGGTGGTGGCGTTCACGGAGCCCTATACCATTCACAATCAGTAGAGGCAGTCTTTGCTAACCAACCAGGGCTTAAAATCGTTATGCCTTCCACTCCTTATGATGTAAAAGGCCTTCTTAAAGCAGCAATTCGCGATAATGACCCAGTATTATTCTTCGAACATAAGAGAGCATACCGTTTGATTAAAGGAGAGGTGCCTGATGAAGACTATACACTTCCTATTGGGAAAGCGGATGTAAAACGAGAGGGTGACGACATAACTGTTATCACCTATGGTCTTTGTGTACATTTTGCGTTACAGGCAGCTGAAAAATTGGCAGAAGAGGGTATCACTGCTCACATATTGGATTTAAGAACGATTTATCCATTAGATAAAGAGGCTATTATTGAAGCAGCTTCAAAAACCGGGAAGGTCCTTCTTGTAACAGAAGACAATAAAGAAGGAAGTATTATCGGTGAAGTCGCAGCCATTATTGCTGAAAACTGTTTATTTGATTTGGATGCACCTATCCAAAGGCTTGCTGGTCCAGATGTTCCAGCAATGCCTTATGCTCCAACAATGGAAAAACACTTCACGGTTAATCCAGATAAAGTAGAAAAAGCAATGAGAGAGCTTGCTAAATACTAA
- the lpdA gene encoding dihydrolipoyl dehydrogenase produces MAEEYDLVVLGGGTGGYVAAVRASQLGMKVAVVEKEKLGGTCLHKGCIPSKALLRSAEVFRQTKEADKYGISTGGSTLHFDQVQTRKNDIVEQLHKGVQMLMKKGKIDVYEGFGRILGPSIFSPMPGTISVEYANGDENTMIVPKNVLIATGSRPRTLPGLEIDGEKVITSDEALQMEKLPSSILIIGGGVIGIEWASMLSDFGVEVTVVEYLDRILPTEDEDISKEMKRLLKRKGVKIVTEAKVLPETLVKGEKVSIAAERKGNQETFEADQILVSVGRQPNVSDIGLENTDIIVEKGAIQTNRYYQTKESHIYAIGDVIGGLQLAHVASHEGIIAVEHMANGNPVPMDPDLVPTCIYSNPEVSSVGLTEAQAKEKGFNVKTGKFMFKAIGKALVYGESDGFVKIIADKDTDDLLGVHMIGPHVTDLISEAGLAKVLDATPWEIAHTIHPHPTLSEAIGEAALAVDGKQIHG; encoded by the coding sequence ATGGCGGAAGAATATGATCTTGTCGTATTAGGCGGAGGAACAGGTGGGTACGTTGCTGCTGTTAGAGCCTCCCAATTGGGGATGAAGGTAGCGGTTGTAGAAAAAGAAAAACTTGGTGGAACATGCCTACATAAGGGGTGCATTCCATCTAAAGCATTGTTACGGAGTGCAGAAGTTTTTAGACAAACTAAAGAAGCTGACAAATACGGAATTTCCACAGGAGGTTCCACCTTACACTTCGATCAAGTACAAACAAGAAAAAATGATATAGTAGAGCAACTTCATAAAGGTGTCCAAATGCTCATGAAAAAAGGGAAAATAGATGTGTATGAAGGATTCGGACGAATTTTAGGACCATCTATTTTTTCTCCGATGCCTGGAACGATTTCTGTAGAGTATGCAAATGGGGACGAAAATACAATGATCGTCCCAAAAAATGTATTGATTGCTACAGGCTCAAGGCCAAGAACATTACCAGGACTTGAGATTGATGGAGAAAAGGTAATTACTTCAGATGAGGCTCTTCAGATGGAAAAGCTACCTTCTTCCATACTAATCATCGGTGGAGGAGTAATTGGTATTGAATGGGCCTCTATGTTATCAGATTTTGGTGTAGAAGTAACGGTGGTTGAATATCTCGATCGAATTTTACCAACTGAGGATGAGGATATTTCCAAGGAAATGAAACGCCTATTGAAAAGAAAAGGCGTTAAGATAGTAACAGAAGCTAAAGTTCTTCCAGAGACGTTAGTAAAAGGAGAAAAGGTTTCTATTGCTGCCGAAAGAAAAGGGAACCAAGAAACGTTTGAAGCAGACCAAATCTTAGTATCGGTTGGAAGGCAGCCTAATGTATCAGATATTGGTTTAGAAAATACCGACATTATTGTGGAAAAAGGCGCAATCCAAACTAATCGATATTACCAAACAAAGGAATCACATATCTATGCTATTGGAGATGTGATTGGTGGATTACAGTTAGCTCATGTTGCTTCCCATGAAGGGATTATTGCTGTTGAACATATGGCCAATGGAAATCCAGTTCCAATGGATCCTGATTTAGTACCTACCTGCATTTATTCTAATCCAGAAGTGTCTAGTGTTGGACTAACAGAGGCTCAAGCAAAAGAAAAAGGATTTAACGTGAAGACTGGTAAATTTATGTTTAAGGCCATTGGGAAAGCGCTAGTGTATGGAGAGTCAGATGGTTTTGTGAAAATTATTGCTGATAAAGACACAGATGATTTGTTAGGAGTTCATATGATTGGTCCACACGTGACTGATCTTATATCAGAAGCTGGGCTTGCTAAGGTACTTGACGCCACCCCGTGGGAGATCGCTCACACCATACACCCACATCCTACATTATCAGAAGCGATTGGGGAAGCAGCGCTTGCTGTAGATGGGAAACAAATTCACGGATAA